In Acinonyx jubatus isolate Ajub_Pintada_27869175 chromosome A3, VMU_Ajub_asm_v1.0, whole genome shotgun sequence, a genomic segment contains:
- the PXMP4 gene encoding peroxisomal membrane protein 4 isoform X1, producing MAVPPQLRALLLAVNALLRKRRYHAALAMLKGFRNGAVYGVKIRAPHALVMTFLFRSGSLQEKLRAILQATYTHSWNLACFVFAYKGLCALQSHVQGETYQVHSFLAAFVGALLVFRDNNNINSQINMYLLSRLLFALCRLGVEKGYIPEPRWDPFPLLTGIVWGLVLWLFEYHQCTLQPSLQSSMTYLYQDSDVWHDISDFLLYNKSLPSK from the exons ATGGCGGTCCCGCCGCAGCTACGGGCTCTGCTCCTTGCGGTCAACGCACTGTTGCGCAAGCGCCGCTACCACGCTGCGTTGGCCATGCTTAAGGGCTTCCGGAACGGGGCAGT CTACGGAGTCAAAATCCGGGCCCCTCACGCGCTGGTCATGACCTTTCTCTTCCGGAGTGGCAG CCTCCAGGAGAAGCTGCGGGCCATCCTGCAGGCCACGTACACCCACTCCTGGAACCTGGCCTGCTTTGTGTTCGCCTATAAGGGGCTCTGTGCCCTGCAGTCCCACGTGCAGGGCGAGACCTACCAGGTGCACTCGTTCCTGGCTGCCTTCGTCGGGGCCTTGCTGGTGTTTAGAGATAACAATAACATCAACAGTCAG ATCAACATGTACCTGCTGTCACGACTCCTGTTTGCCCTGTGCCGCCTGGGCGTGGAGAAGGGCTACATTCCCGAACCCAGGTGGGACCCTTTCCCTTTGCTCACTGGGATAGTGTGGGGGCTGGTGCTGTGGCTCTTTGAGTACCACCAGTGCACTCTACAACCCTCACTGCAGTCCTCCATGACCTACCTGTATCAGGACAGCGATGTATGGCACGATATCTCAGACTTCCTCCTCTACAACAAAAGCCTTCCCTCAAAGTAA
- the PXMP4 gene encoding peroxisomal membrane protein 4 isoform X5: MAVPPQLRALLLAVNALLRKRRYHAALAMLKGFRNGAVYGVKIRAPHALVMTFLFRSGRSTCTCCHDSCLPCAAWAWRRATFPNPGFLRQTVLMGWMSAEGRIRARPHQLL, encoded by the exons ATGGCGGTCCCGCCGCAGCTACGGGCTCTGCTCCTTGCGGTCAACGCACTGTTGCGCAAGCGCCGCTACCACGCTGCGTTGGCCATGCTTAAGGGCTTCCGGAACGGGGCAGT CTACGGAGTCAAAATCCGGGCCCCTCACGCGCTGGTCATGACCTTTCTCTTCCGGAGTGGCAG ATCAACATGTACCTGCTGTCACGACTCCTGTTTGCCCTGTGCCGCCTGGGCGTGGAGAAGGGCTACATTCCCGAACCCAG GCTTCCTCCGTCAGACTGTCCTCATGGGCTGGATGTCAGCTGAGGGAAGGATCAGGGCCAGACCACATCAGCTCTTATGA
- the PXMP4 gene encoding peroxisomal membrane protein 4 isoform X4 → MAVPPQLRALLLAVNALLRKRRYHAALAMLKGFRNGAVYGVKIRAPHALVMTFLFRSGRSTCTCCHDSCLPCAAWAWRRATFPNPGQQVSARKREKERKAACSTMANLKCAGDAEHHENNLRACDMAGTMPNAFCTLDLTTSKTPSKMSYNIILSP, encoded by the exons ATGGCGGTCCCGCCGCAGCTACGGGCTCTGCTCCTTGCGGTCAACGCACTGTTGCGCAAGCGCCGCTACCACGCTGCGTTGGCCATGCTTAAGGGCTTCCGGAACGGGGCAGT CTACGGAGTCAAAATCCGGGCCCCTCACGCGCTGGTCATGACCTTTCTCTTCCGGAGTGGCAG ATCAACATGTACCTGCTGTCACGACTCCTGTTTGCCCTGTGCCGCCTGGGCGTGGAGAAGGGCTACATTCCCGAACCCAG GTCAGCAGGTGTCAGCAAGAAaacgagagaaagaaagaaaagccgcTTGCTCCACCATGGCCAACCTCAAATGTGCtggtgatgctgaacatcatgaGAATAATCTGAGGGCTTGTGACATGGCAGGCACGATGCCCAACGCGTTTTGTACACTAGATCTCACTACTTCTAAGACACCATCAAAGATGAGCTACAACATTATTTTGAGCCCCTGA
- the PXMP4 gene encoding peroxisomal membrane protein 4 isoform X3: MAVPPQLRALLLAVNALLRKRRYHAALAMLKGFRNGAVYGVKIRAPHALVMTFLFRSGSLQEKLRAILQATYTHSWNLACFVFAYKGLCALQSHVQGETYQVHSFLAAFVGALLVFRDNNNINSQVIISLLVRHEIEPTSDRAEPAWDSVSLPLFFPSPICACAYALSLSK; encoded by the exons ATGGCGGTCCCGCCGCAGCTACGGGCTCTGCTCCTTGCGGTCAACGCACTGTTGCGCAAGCGCCGCTACCACGCTGCGTTGGCCATGCTTAAGGGCTTCCGGAACGGGGCAGT CTACGGAGTCAAAATCCGGGCCCCTCACGCGCTGGTCATGACCTTTCTCTTCCGGAGTGGCAG CCTCCAGGAGAAGCTGCGGGCCATCCTGCAGGCCACGTACACCCACTCCTGGAACCTGGCCTGCTTTGTGTTCGCCTATAAGGGGCTCTGTGCCCTGCAGTCCCACGTGCAGGGCGAGACCTACCAGGTGCACTCGTTCCTGGCTGCCTTCGTCGGGGCCTTGCTGGTGTTTAGAGATAACAATAACATCAACAGTCAG gtcataatctcactgttggtgagacatgagatcgagcccacatctgacagggcagagcctgcttgggattctgtctccctccctcttttcttcccctcccccatttgtgcgtgtgcatatgctctctctctttcaaaataa
- the PXMP4 gene encoding peroxisomal membrane protein 4 isoform X6, whose translation MAVPPQLRALLLAVNALLRKRRYHAALAMLKGFRNGAVYGVKIRAPHALVMTFLFRSGRSTCTCCHDSCLPCAAWAWRRATFPNPGGTLSLCSLG comes from the exons ATGGCGGTCCCGCCGCAGCTACGGGCTCTGCTCCTTGCGGTCAACGCACTGTTGCGCAAGCGCCGCTACCACGCTGCGTTGGCCATGCTTAAGGGCTTCCGGAACGGGGCAGT CTACGGAGTCAAAATCCGGGCCCCTCACGCGCTGGTCATGACCTTTCTCTTCCGGAGTGGCAG ATCAACATGTACCTGCTGTCACGACTCCTGTTTGCCCTGTGCCGCCTGGGCGTGGAGAAGGGCTACATTCCCGAACCCAGGTGGGACCCTTTCCCTTTGCTCACTGGGATAG
- the PXMP4 gene encoding peroxisomal membrane protein 4 isoform X2, translated as MAVPPQLRALLLAVNALLRKRRYHAALAMLKGFRNGAVYGVKIRAPHALVMTFLFRSGSLQEKLRAILQATYTHSWNLACFVFAYKGLCALQSHVQGETYQVHSFLAAFVGALLVFRDNNNINSQINMYLLSRLLFALCRLGVEKGYIPEPRSAGVSKKTRERKKSRLLHHGQPQMCW; from the exons ATGGCGGTCCCGCCGCAGCTACGGGCTCTGCTCCTTGCGGTCAACGCACTGTTGCGCAAGCGCCGCTACCACGCTGCGTTGGCCATGCTTAAGGGCTTCCGGAACGGGGCAGT CTACGGAGTCAAAATCCGGGCCCCTCACGCGCTGGTCATGACCTTTCTCTTCCGGAGTGGCAG CCTCCAGGAGAAGCTGCGGGCCATCCTGCAGGCCACGTACACCCACTCCTGGAACCTGGCCTGCTTTGTGTTCGCCTATAAGGGGCTCTGTGCCCTGCAGTCCCACGTGCAGGGCGAGACCTACCAGGTGCACTCGTTCCTGGCTGCCTTCGTCGGGGCCTTGCTGGTGTTTAGAGATAACAATAACATCAACAGTCAG ATCAACATGTACCTGCTGTCACGACTCCTGTTTGCCCTGTGCCGCCTGGGCGTGGAGAAGGGCTACATTCCCGAACCCAG GTCAGCAGGTGTCAGCAAGAAaacgagagaaagaaagaaaagccgcTTGCTCCACCATGGCCAACCTCAAATGTGCtggtga